One stretch of Pedobacter riviphilus DNA includes these proteins:
- a CDS encoding TonB family protein, whose amino-acid sequence MKNLLTFCLLFCYSLVMGQVQFKSGKSGFTNFLRENTIYPQFSKDNCIQGTVNVSFKLNSQGKVYFSKISKGILSDLDEEALRLVRLSSGKWQIPAGYDTTVSIVAPVNFKLSGYNCEGKSSEAIQEAIRTYLAEEGLTNSVINFYKNIDQAKPGQEVQIIAIKNQLGIDDEYLDDRIKMGLKKIKQGDKQGACEDFLFVKYMGSKKADDYLAKYCK is encoded by the coding sequence ATGAAAAACCTGCTCACCTTTTGTTTGCTTTTTTGCTACTCCTTGGTCATGGGGCAGGTTCAGTTTAAATCGGGTAAAAGTGGTTTTACCAATTTCTTAAGGGAAAATACCATCTATCCCCAGTTTTCGAAAGATAATTGTATCCAGGGAACCGTAAACGTGAGTTTTAAGCTCAATAGCCAGGGTAAGGTTTATTTTTCGAAAATTAGTAAAGGAATATTGTCTGACCTGGATGAAGAAGCTTTGCGATTGGTACGTTTAAGCAGCGGTAAATGGCAGATTCCTGCGGGTTACGATACAACAGTTTCGATTGTGGCTCCGGTTAATTTTAAACTTTCGGGCTATAATTGTGAAGGCAAATCAAGTGAGGCCATTCAAGAAGCGATCCGTACCTATCTGGCTGAAGAAGGCTTGACCAACTCTGTCATTAATTTTTATAAAAACATCGATCAGGCTAAACCCGGACAGGAAGTTCAGATTATAGCCATTAAAAACCAACTGGGAATTGATGATGAATATTTGGACGACCGAATCAAAATGGGTTTAAAAAAAATAAAACAGGGCGATAAACAAGGTGCCTGTGAGGATTTTTTATTTGTTAAATATATGGGCAGTAAAAAGGCTGATGATTATTTAGCAAAGTATTGTAAGTAA
- a CDS encoding diacylglycerol/lipid kinase family protein, whose amino-acid sequence MKLLFIINPGSGSHDINLKEVISTHFDTKETEIDLFELPEDCSLEQIKERIKNAKADRVVAVGGDGTLKLVAECLLHTETPIGIIPAGSANGMAKELGIPTDIKQALAILDEGRLQKIHVVKLNNEICIHLSDLGFNAYLVKKFDAQPQRGMLGYAKATWHALWNHSRMEVQLKLKNEIITSKAAMVAIANATMYGSGLKINPDGKLDDDLFEVVLVKDYSYLEILKIWVTKLPFNPKKIEVFQTAEVKISSKHKAHFQIDGEYIGRVNTVEAKILPAAITVVLPDVLEG is encoded by the coding sequence ATGAAATTATTATTCATCATCAATCCAGGCTCAGGCAGTCATGATATTAACTTGAAGGAAGTAATTTCCACCCATTTCGATACAAAAGAAACAGAGATCGATCTTTTCGAATTACCAGAAGACTGCTCTTTAGAGCAGATAAAAGAAAGGATTAAAAATGCAAAAGCAGATCGCGTGGTAGCCGTTGGGGGCGATGGGACCTTAAAACTGGTTGCCGAGTGTTTGTTGCATACCGAAACCCCTATTGGCATAATCCCTGCCGGATCGGCCAATGGAATGGCGAAAGAATTAGGCATACCCACCGATATTAAACAGGCTTTAGCCATTTTGGATGAAGGCCGTTTGCAAAAAATTCATGTGGTTAAACTTAACAATGAGATCTGTATCCACTTATCTGATCTGGGTTTTAATGCCTATCTGGTAAAGAAATTTGATGCCCAACCCCAACGCGGTATGTTGGGCTATGCAAAGGCCACCTGGCATGCCTTATGGAACCATAGTAGAATGGAAGTACAACTGAAACTTAAAAACGAAATAATCACCTCTAAAGCAGCCATGGTGGCCATTGCCAATGCAACCATGTATGGCTCTGGGCTAAAGATAAATCCAGACGGGAAATTAGACGACGATCTGTTCGAAGTGGTTTTAGTAAAAGATTACTCCTACCTTGAAATATTAAAGATATGGGTCACCAAACTTCCCTTCAACCCTAAAAAAATAGAAGTATTTCAAACCGCTGAGGTTAAGATTTCTTCGAAACATAAAGCGCACTTCCAGATTGATGGGGAATACATTGGCAGGGTGAACACTGTTGAAGCAAAAATTCTTCCTGCCGCCATAACAGTAGTTTTACCTGATGTACTAGAAGGATGA
- a CDS encoding App1 family protein translates to MNKSVSVKVYHGYGHAHNLVVYGHVFKRKAKTQQVYSNNLFVNIVHLLKLFILKPYAFVEVRLQFFDQTIYNKTEGDGFFKFEWKAENDVPAGWHFVKVEAIDKNGKVLSAGEGKVYVPHITQYAFISDVDDTVMISHSATIGRRLRELFIKNPHTRKTFPDAASHYQQLAMSHTEANQPNPFFYVSSSEWNLYDYLVETFRFNKLPDGAFLLNTLKRWKDLARTGKTGHEGKLLRVMRILDAFPNQKFVFFGDNSQHDPEIYSTIVEKYPENIEAVYIRNIRPEKEVETRQWLKKVEYKGVRACLFNNSAEAIEHSKSIGLI, encoded by the coding sequence ATGAATAAATCTGTTAGTGTTAAGGTATATCATGGCTATGGCCACGCGCATAATTTGGTCGTTTATGGCCATGTTTTTAAACGCAAGGCAAAAACACAGCAGGTTTACAGCAATAATCTGTTTGTTAATATCGTACATCTTTTAAAACTCTTTATCTTAAAACCTTATGCTTTTGTTGAGGTGCGTTTGCAATTTTTTGATCAGACGATTTACAATAAAACGGAAGGAGATGGCTTTTTTAAGTTCGAATGGAAAGCCGAAAATGATGTGCCTGCAGGCTGGCATTTTGTTAAAGTAGAAGCTATTGATAAGAACGGAAAAGTTTTAAGTGCAGGTGAGGGTAAGGTATATGTACCACATATTACACAATATGCTTTTATTTCGGATGTGGATGATACCGTGATGATTTCTCATTCGGCAACTATTGGACGGCGGTTAAGAGAGCTGTTTATCAAGAATCCACATACCCGCAAAACCTTTCCTGATGCAGCTAGTCATTATCAGCAATTGGCCATGTCGCATACCGAAGCAAATCAGCCCAATCCTTTTTTTTATGTAAGCAGCAGCGAATGGAATCTCTACGATTACTTGGTGGAGACTTTTAGGTTTAACAAGTTGCCTGACGGTGCTTTTCTTTTAAATACATTAAAACGGTGGAAAGATTTAGCCAGAACAGGTAAAACAGGGCATGAGGGGAAATTATTGCGGGTAATGCGAATTTTGGATGCTTTTCCCAACCAGAAATTTGTTTTCTTTGGCGACAACTCGCAGCATGACCCTGAAATTTATTCAACAATAGTGGAGAAGTATCCCGAAAATATTGAAGCGGTGTATATCCGTAATATTCGTCCTGAAAAAGAAGTAGAAACAAGACAATGGCTTAAAAAAGTTGAATATAAAGGGGTGAGGGCGTGTTTATTTAATAATAGCGCGGAAGCGATTGAACATTCTAAATCAATAGGATTGATCTAA
- a CDS encoding YccF domain-containing protein — translation MNFLGNIIWIIFGGIFIFFEYIIGGLILCLTIVGVPFGIQCFKFAIVGLAPFGVKITDTSSNTGCLSTIMNLIWIFCGGFWIALTHLFFGILLCITIIGIPFGRQHFKLMNLAFTPFGKSIS, via the coding sequence ATGAACTTTTTAGGCAATATAATCTGGATTATTTTTGGCGGTATCTTTATTTTTTTCGAATATATTATTGGAGGATTAATCCTTTGCCTAACCATTGTGGGGGTTCCTTTTGGTATCCAATGTTTTAAATTCGCAATTGTGGGCCTAGCTCCTTTTGGGGTCAAAATAACCGATACCTCATCAAACACAGGCTGTCTTTCTACCATCATGAACCTGATCTGGATTTTCTGTGGTGGTTTCTGGATTGCTTTAACCCATTTGTTTTTTGGTATCTTACTTTGCATTACCATTATAGGTATTCCATTCGGGCGCCAGCATTTTAAGTTAATGAATTTGGCCTTTACGCCATTCGGGAAATCGATTTCCTGA
- a CDS encoding DUF1501 domain-containing protein, giving the protein MNRRNFLRNTGFVAAGSLFVPAFMKPLEAMALDELSLYKNLVVVQLSGGNDGLNTVIPFGNDIYYQKRNSIAIKPEEVIKLNNMQGLNPNMAALQEIYDQGWMTIINDVGYPNPDRSHFRSMDIWQTGSDSNQFLSTGWIGRYLDSNCQTCKFPYTAIEVDDSLSLAMKGQTKKGIALKDPATLFRNTNDPFFKAMLQNDKEHLDEDNLGYLYKTMIETSSSASYIQNTSKIYQSKSTYPTSGFANQLKTVSKFISSGLKTRVYYVSLSGFDTHVNQTGQQGNLLKQYSEGMAAFLKDLKSNNKLEDTLVITFSEFGRRVEQNASNGTDHGTANNMFVFGGKLKKQGIFNAAPNLSDLDTGDLKYQLDFRQVYGTILDKWLDVNNADILNKKFNTLDFI; this is encoded by the coding sequence ATGAACAGAAGAAATTTTTTAAGAAATACAGGATTTGTTGCAGCAGGTTCGCTATTCGTTCCGGCTTTTATGAAACCACTTGAGGCCATGGCACTTGATGAATTGAGCCTCTATAAAAACCTGGTTGTGGTACAGCTTTCTGGCGGAAATGATGGCTTAAACACGGTTATTCCCTTCGGAAACGACATTTACTACCAAAAAAGAAATAGTATTGCCATTAAACCCGAAGAGGTAATCAAACTGAACAATATGCAGGGATTAAATCCGAACATGGCTGCCCTGCAAGAAATTTACGATCAAGGCTGGATGACCATTATTAACGATGTTGGCTACCCAAACCCCGACCGTTCGCATTTCCGTTCGATGGATATCTGGCAAACCGGTAGCGATAGTAATCAATTTTTATCAACCGGATGGATTGGTCGTTATTTAGATAGCAATTGCCAAACCTGTAAATTCCCTTATACCGCGATAGAAGTTGATGACTCACTTTCTCTAGCAATGAAAGGCCAGACTAAAAAAGGAATTGCATTAAAAGATCCTGCAACTTTGTTCCGCAATACAAATGATCCATTTTTTAAGGCTATGTTGCAGAATGATAAGGAACATTTAGACGAAGATAATTTAGGCTATTTGTATAAAACTATGATTGAAACTTCATCCTCTGCCAGTTATATACAGAATACTTCCAAAATTTATCAGTCTAAATCTACTTACCCTACTTCGGGTTTTGCGAACCAATTGAAAACAGTTTCTAAATTTATTTCTTCAGGATTAAAAACCAGGGTTTATTATGTATCGTTAAGTGGTTTCGATACACATGTGAATCAAACCGGCCAACAAGGTAATCTGCTTAAACAATATAGTGAAGGAATGGCTGCTTTTTTGAAAGACCTAAAATCGAACAATAAGCTTGAAGATACTTTGGTGATTACCTTCTCAGAATTTGGCCGCAGGGTAGAACAAAATGCCAGTAACGGCACCGACCATGGAACGGCAAATAATATGTTTGTTTTTGGTGGGAAATTGAAGAAACAAGGGATCTTTAATGCAGCACCTAATTTAAGCGACTTAGATACCGGCGATTTAAAATACCAATTGGATTTCAGGCAGGTTTATGGTACCATTTTAGATAAGTGGCTGGATGTAAACAATGCTGATATCCTGAATAAAAAGTTTAATACGTTGGATTTTATATAA
- a CDS encoding DUF1800 domain-containing protein: MSAKDNFIKVKHLYNRAGFGISYADLEKLSKKNLTKVVDNLLKDSQKNDPINLVNDYESRRQLLVQAGLYSKKELTDEEKKMRQEIIREQNEVSRDLNIAFITKMINTDAPLKEKMTLFWHGHFACRSNNPFFAQQLNNIQRTNALGSFKTLLVEVSKSPAMLQYLNNQQNRKGKPNENFARELMELFTLGRGNYTEQDIKESARSFTGWMYDKDGSFIFRQNLHDAGTKTFFGKIGNFEGENIIDIILEKPETAQFIARKVYKFFVNDNPNEDHIKELATHFYNSKYDIASMMKKLFTSDWFYSPENVGTKIKSPAEFLVGLSREFYVTYNKPQVLIQLQSSLGQYLFNPPNVAGWPGGQSWIDSSSLMLRMRIPSLVLNDGEIDFSGKADPEDEAVIALSRTATTNANANMKPKSYVNANADWPKFLNTLPKGLTPLELTEFLLQPKLNTKITTMVSDNKGLRSTAVEITSMPEYQLC; this comes from the coding sequence ATGAGCGCAAAAGATAATTTCATAAAAGTAAAACATCTTTACAACCGGGCAGGCTTCGGCATATCTTATGCAGACCTAGAAAAATTAAGCAAGAAAAACCTCACGAAGGTGGTAGACAATCTGCTTAAAGATTCTCAAAAAAACGATCCTATTAATTTAGTGAACGATTACGAATCGAGACGACAGCTTTTGGTCCAGGCAGGTTTATACTCAAAAAAAGAATTGACTGATGAAGAAAAGAAAATGCGTCAGGAGATTATACGTGAACAAAACGAAGTGAGCCGCGATCTGAACATTGCCTTCATTACAAAAATGATCAATACCGATGCCCCGTTAAAGGAAAAAATGACGCTTTTTTGGCATGGCCACTTTGCTTGCCGCAGCAACAACCCGTTTTTTGCTCAACAATTAAATAACATCCAAAGAACAAATGCCCTTGGCAGCTTTAAAACCTTATTGGTTGAGGTTTCTAAGTCGCCTGCAATGCTTCAATATCTAAATAACCAGCAGAACAGAAAAGGTAAACCAAATGAGAATTTCGCGCGCGAGCTCATGGAACTCTTTACCCTGGGGAGGGGAAATTATACCGAGCAAGACATTAAAGAATCTGCCCGCTCATTTACCGGCTGGATGTACGACAAAGATGGTTCATTTATTTTCAGGCAAAACCTGCACGATGCGGGAACAAAAACCTTTTTCGGTAAAATCGGGAATTTTGAAGGCGAAAACATTATCGATATTATTCTCGAAAAACCAGAAACCGCACAGTTTATCGCCAGGAAAGTATATAAATTCTTCGTAAATGACAACCCAAATGAGGATCATATTAAAGAGCTTGCCACCCATTTTTACAACTCGAAATACGATATCGCCTCAATGATGAAAAAACTGTTTACATCTGATTGGTTTTATAGTCCGGAGAATGTAGGCACAAAAATTAAATCACCTGCCGAATTTTTGGTGGGTTTAAGCCGTGAGTTTTATGTTACCTATAATAAACCACAGGTTTTAATACAGCTACAAAGCAGTTTAGGGCAATATTTATTTAACCCACCTAATGTTGCAGGTTGGCCTGGCGGGCAAAGTTGGATTGATAGTTCATCGTTAATGTTAAGAATGCGGATTCCTTCGCTTGTTTTAAATGATGGTGAAATCGATTTTAGTGGTAAAGCTGATCCTGAAGATGAAGCCGTAATTGCCTTAAGCCGGACAGCTACCACCAATGCAAATGCCAATATGAAACCAAAATCTTATGTAAACGCAAATGCAGATTGGCCCAAATTTTTAAACACCTTACCAAAAGGATTAACGCCTTTAGAGCTTACTGAGTTTTTATTGCAACCGAAATTAAATACCAAAATAACAACAATGGTAAGCGATAATAAAGGACTGCGAAGTACTGCAGTAGAAATTACAAGTATGCCTGAGTATCAGTTGTGCTAA
- the aat gene encoding leucyl/phenylalanyl-tRNA--protein transferase — protein MFFQLLDDNPGFPDPALAEEDGLLAIGGDLSTERLLIAYSNGIFPWFSEGEPILWYSPHERCVIYPDKIKISKSMQKVLNQQVFKITFDQAFAEVIRNCATTERKGQDGTWITNEMQEAYISLHQQGYAHSVEVWLEDKLVGGLYGLKVNRVFCGESMFSHVSNASKAALIFLSKMNIDLIDCQLPNDHLMSLGAEMIVRELYMELLQAP, from the coding sequence ATGTTTTTTCAGTTATTAGATGATAATCCAGGCTTTCCAGATCCGGCTTTGGCAGAAGAGGATGGTTTACTGGCCATTGGAGGAGATTTAAGTACGGAGCGACTGTTAATTGCCTATTCGAATGGTATATTTCCATGGTTTAGCGAAGGCGAGCCAATTCTCTGGTATTCGCCACACGAACGTTGTGTGATTTATCCTGATAAGATCAAAATCAGTAAAAGCATGCAGAAGGTTTTAAATCAGCAAGTTTTCAAGATCACCTTTGATCAAGCTTTTGCCGAAGTGATCCGCAATTGTGCAACTACTGAAAGGAAAGGGCAGGATGGCACCTGGATTACCAACGAAATGCAAGAGGCTTACATTAGCCTTCACCAGCAGGGCTATGCGCACAGTGTAGAGGTTTGGCTAGAGGATAAATTGGTTGGAGGCTTATATGGCTTAAAAGTAAACCGTGTTTTTTGTGGCGAAAGTATGTTTAGCCATGTAAGTAATGCCTCAAAAGCAGCATTGATTTTTTTAAGTAAAATGAATATCGATTTAATTGATTGTCAGCTGCCGAACGATCATTTAATGAGCTTAGGTGCCGAAATGATCGTTCGGGAATTGTATATGGAACTGCTTCAGGCTCCTTAA
- a CDS encoding TMEM175 family protein, whose amino-acid sequence MNKGRLEAFSDGVIAIIITIMVLEIKVPEHGETLASLKPLIPKFISYVLSFIYVGIYWNNHHHLLHAVKKVNGSMLWTNLNFLFWLSLFPVAAGWMGEHHFALWPVVVYGAVLLLAAVSYTLLVIVIKRTEGQHSLVVHAIGNDAKGKFSLLFYIGGIALSFINPWIGVALYFIVACIWFIPDKRIENAMREQGLIDNER is encoded by the coding sequence ATGAACAAAGGCAGATTAGAAGCATTTAGTGATGGGGTAATTGCAATTATCATTACCATTATGGTTTTAGAAATCAAGGTACCTGAGCATGGCGAAACTTTAGCCAGTTTAAAACCGCTTATTCCAAAATTCATCAGCTATGTTTTAAGTTTTATCTACGTAGGTATTTACTGGAACAATCACCACCATTTACTGCATGCAGTTAAAAAAGTAAACGGATCAATGCTTTGGACAAATCTTAATTTTTTATTCTGGCTCTCATTATTCCCAGTTGCAGCCGGATGGATGGGTGAGCATCATTTTGCCTTATGGCCGGTGGTGGTTTATGGTGCCGTGCTCCTGCTTGCCGCTGTTTCTTACACCCTGTTGGTAATCGTAATCAAAAGAACAGAAGGTCAGCATTCGCTTGTGGTACATGCCATTGGGAATGATGCGAAAGGGAAATTCTCATTACTTTTTTATATCGGAGGCATTGCACTAAGTTTTATAAACCCATGGATTGGCGTTGCACTTTATTTCATTGTAGCCTGCATCTGGTTTATTCCGGATAAACGGATAGAAAATGCAATGCGCGAGCAAGGTTTAATTGATAACGAACGCTAG
- a CDS encoding 3-keto-disaccharide hydrolase has translation MNKYTLLFIPAFFAGQAMAQDKKPDPANDPKTTEVWEPVPKIVTPGKLPQDAPSDATILFNGRNLDAWHSVKDPSKPAAWTIDDGFFTVKKGTGNIETNKKFTDYQLHLEWKIPENISGEGQGRGNSGVFLASTGGGDDGYEIQILDIYNNKTYVNGQTGSVYKQAIPLANANKKPGEWQYYDIIWNAPRFNEDGTVQKPASVTVFLNGVLLQNGFVLKGTTRYIGAPEYKKHGPSSIKLQDHGDPSPAISYRNIWVREL, from the coding sequence ATGAACAAGTATACACTATTATTTATTCCTGCATTTTTTGCAGGGCAAGCTATGGCACAAGATAAAAAACCAGATCCTGCCAATGACCCAAAAACAACCGAGGTTTGGGAGCCCGTTCCTAAAATTGTCACGCCAGGTAAATTACCTCAAGATGCACCATCTGATGCGACAATTCTTTTTAATGGAAGAAATCTGGACGCATGGCATTCGGTTAAAGATCCTTCGAAACCAGCAGCATGGACTATAGACGATGGGTTTTTCACTGTAAAAAAAGGGACTGGAAACATTGAAACAAATAAAAAGTTTACCGATTACCAGTTACATCTAGAATGGAAAATTCCTGAAAACATATCAGGCGAGGGTCAGGGACGTGGGAACAGTGGGGTGTTTTTAGCCTCAACTGGCGGAGGCGATGATGGTTATGAAATCCAGATTTTAGATATTTATAACAACAAAACTTATGTGAACGGACAAACAGGCAGTGTTTATAAACAAGCAATTCCTCTAGCTAATGCGAACAAAAAGCCAGGCGAATGGCAATATTACGATATCATTTGGAATGCGCCACGTTTTAACGAAGATGGAACAGTACAAAAACCAGCAAGTGTTACCGTATTTTTAAACGGTGTGCTTTTACAGAACGGATTTGTATTAAAGGGTACAACTAGGTATATCGGTGCTCCTGAATATAAAAAACATGGCCCTTCCTCAATCAAATTACAAGATCACGGCGATCCAAGTCCTGCAATCAGTTACAGGAACATCTGGGTAAGAGAATTATAA
- a CDS encoding YgaP family membrane protein — MTNQDFNTAINNVKEAWKYPELFENVSKSERWLSGAAGTYLLFKGITSIFSHPVIGLTGAAIGAGLLYRGITGYCPMRDLAEQRKEDIAPDEVIISETYVVDDLG; from the coding sequence ATGACAAATCAAGATTTTAATACCGCGATAAACAATGTTAAAGAAGCCTGGAAGTACCCAGAATTATTCGAAAACGTTTCGAAATCAGAACGCTGGTTATCTGGCGCTGCAGGAACATATTTACTTTTTAAAGGCATCACCAGTATTTTTTCGCATCCTGTAATTGGCCTAACCGGTGCAGCAATTGGTGCAGGCTTACTGTACCGTGGTATTACGGGCTATTGCCCTATGCGCGATTTAGCTGAACAACGAAAAGAAGACATTGCTCCTGATGAAGTGATTATAAGTGAAACGTATGTTGTGGATGATTTAGGGTAA